cctGCTATATATATGTTCTAGGTTTTCCCCTATAGGTATACTTATGTGAAAATGATTATTGTGATAAATTTTTtatgagatgaagtcttgctatgttactcaaggtggccacaaactcctgggcttaagccatcctcccgcctcagcctcctgagtagttggaatatAGGTACTCATAACCATGTGTGGgtgattattattagtttttaaacaaaactggggctgggcgcagtagctcacgcctgtattcctaacactttgggaggctgagacagcagatcgcttgaggtcaggagttcaagatcagcctggtcaacatggtgaaacctcaactctacaaacaatacaaaaattagccaggcatggtagcacgcgcctgtagtcccagctattcaggaggctgagatgggaggatagcttgaacctgggaggtgggaggttgcagtgggctgagacggcaccactgcactccagcctgggcaatacaaagccagactctgtctcaaaaacaaaaaaaaaaaaaaaaaggtgggcggGGGCTTATACTATGTGTGCTGCTtggcactgtttttttttcacttaaaagatacTGCAGGTTTTTTTTCACGTAAGTATCTGAAGaaagacttcctttttttttttttctttttgcttttttgagacagggtcttgctctgttgcccacgctggagtgcagtggtgagatcagggctcactgcagcctccacctcgtgggctcaagccatcctcccacctcagcctcctgagtagctgggactacaggcgtgtgcaaccacatctggctagtttctgtatgttttgtgaagatagggtcccactatgtggcccaggtttTTCTTGAACCACTGGGGTCAAGTAGtcttccttccttagcctcctaaagtgccgggatgacaggcctgagccccGCGCCCAGCCAGCCTCCTGTGCGAGGTTGTGCGGGACTCTGTAGTGGAACCCGGTATGCCTTCATGTGCTGGCTTGTTTGTTGGCTCTGTAGTTAACGGGCTGCCCCACGTGGACAGGCACTGGgttgtctgtgtctctgtgtgcagGCAGAGGCTGCTGCGGGTGCATCTGTGCACATGGCTGCCAGGAGGGACTGTGCTCAGGGGGAGCTGGGGCAGAGGCTGGTGGCATTGGGAGGCTTGGGTGTAGTGTGGAGGCACGAGAGCCTGGTGGCTGGGCTGTAGTCTGCAGGAGCTCGAGGGTCGCTTGGCCTCTGTGTGTCCTAGTGTCTTTGTCGGTGAGATGGGACAATGACAGCACACCCTCACAGGTGCTGGGGGCTGACAAACGTCAGGTCTGAGGACAGTGGCTGGCCCACTGAGAAGTTCCCCTTCTCTATAGTCACCTGCTCGTCTTCCATCAACTGGGTGCTCAGGACAGTGGCGTGGTGGATCCGCCTGTACAGCCTGTGCTCCAGCGTCCTGCAGGCCACAGCTGTGTCCAGCCCTGACCCCGAGTGCCCCTCCCAccacctccattttatagatgaaaccaAGGCCCAAGGGCTTAGGGAACCCTGCTCTGAAGCACATAGTAGGGCTGCTGGGCTCAGACCCTCCCTCCCTGTGCTGAGCCGCCCTCCTCCTGCCGCAAGCCCCCTACACCCCAAGCCCACCCTGCTCACCGGCCTCTGCCCGAGTTCACCGCATGGTGTGGGAGTGTGGGGCATCCTAGCTTTTCCCCGGCGCCCAGTTCTTTCACTTCCACTGGAGTCCCGCAGGGACAGCTTGGGGACCATGCAGGCCCAggtgggcgtgggggctcacctAGATCGGTGGTGAACAGCTGGCACGTCTCTGGGTTGCGGACGGTAAAGGCCACGTAGACCTCAGGAGCCCGCTGCTGCTCCTGGCAGGCAGCCAGCCTCCGCAGGATCCCGACCAGTGACACGATGGCTTCTGGGCAATGCAGCACGTCTACGGTGAAAGCTTCAGGTTACTGAAAGGGACAAGTGGAAAGTTCCAGTTCATACTGACCTCAGCAGCAGGGCGAGGCCAGAGAGGCAGCGGTCATATGAGACTATTAGATGCCATTTGACCATTTGGGCCATTAGATGGAAAGGCAATTACTTGGGTGAAAAAGGAGAACCCTTAGTAGAGAAAGCTGCAAAAGAccgaagcaaaagaaaaaaatctccagaCTCACTGGTGTTCCTTAAAAAACCAGCTCTGGTTCTCGGCCTATCTAGAGGGCTTTGAATGACAGAAAGCCTGACCCTGCTATGAACTTCGTGTTTCAGGTGTCTGCCGATTGGTCTGCTGGCTTGAGGGGTTGGGCCTGTGCCCCTGGCCAGCGCTGGACCTCTGGGTTTCAGGGCTTGGACCCAGGACCACAGACAGAGCTCTGTTCCACCAGAGAGGGGACTGAGTGTGCTGGCAGGGGTGAGGGGTTTTCGGTGGCCCAGCCAAACACCACCTTCTCTCAAGGGCCCTGTCCTCATCCCAGAAGTGGTTGTTTTCCTCCTGTGGTCTCTGAAGGACACAGGGCATGGCTCTGGGACAGAGCCATGTGGTGATGACTGAAACGGGAGTATGCCTGTCTCCAACAAGAGGTCTGTGGCTTGAAGGTCACCTTAAGAGGCACGCCTGTCCTTTGATGTCACCCTGGAGGCCCAGAGTACCTCTTCTGGAAGCCCCATCATGTCCATTCCTGACAGCGTCCATTGTTCCCTTTTCCCAGAGCCGAGGGCTGGGTAGAGCTGCAAGGACACCGCCTGCACAGGATGCCTGGGGCTGGGCATTACCTGCTGCAATGACAACATCTGGCTggaaggcagagggctgatggacCGTCGCTACGTCCCAGTCCAGCTGGGCCACTGTCACCCTGGGGCTGTCTAAGTTGGCAGTGATGTCTGCCTCTAATGAGAGGCTATTGAGAAGGACATTCCCTCGGAGCTGCTCGAGGACCTGGCTGTGACAGTCGCTGAAGATGTATGCCAGGGGGCGGTACATCTTGCAGATGGCCAGGCCTGTGAGGCCGGCACCACTGCCAAGCTCTAGGACAGTCCTGGTGGGAGGAAAGGGGACCGTGTCTTCAACTGCACCAGGGTAAGCCTGCCTCAGTGCCCTGCCCTGTGCCCCAAGGTCACCTGTTAGTGAAGGCTGCTGGGTTCTTGATGGCCCATTCTGCAAGGTAGAGGGCGGCGTCCCATATGACCAGGCCTGTGGTACCGTGGGAGATGATGGCTGTGCTCTCGGAGAGTGTGACCAAGCCTCCCAAGGGCTGCACCAAGAGAGGGCGAGAGAGTAAGTCCAGCGATCAGAAGGCAAGTGGCTTAGAAGACAAGTAGCCATCCACCATGTGGCTGAATAAACCATGACAGGACCAATCGCCACTCAGCAATGAGAAGCAGCTAACTATTGACATACCAACAGCTTGCACGGGTCTCAAGGGTGTCACATGGCATGAAAGACACTCAGGCCACCCAGGATTCCATTCATCGAACATTCCTGAGACAATGGAATTCTGGCGATGGAGCACAGGTCAGTGGTggccaggggccaggtgtggCTATGAAGGGGTGGCTGCCTTGTGATGATTCAATATGCTATgtttttcctttgtggttttctgtatctatgttttatcttattttttttttttttgagctctgtcacccgggctggagtcagtagcacgatcttggctcatggcaacctctgcctcctgggttcaagcaattctcctgcctcagccgcccaagtagctgtgactacagttgtgtgccaccatgtccggctaatttttgtactttttttgagagagatTCGCTCTCATTGCAGAGGccggagtgcaatagcacgatctcagctcactacaacctccacctcccaggttcaagagattctcctgcctcagctaccacaccccgctaatttttgtatttttagtaaagatggagtttcaccatgttgaccaagctggtctcaaactcctgacctcaggtgatccccctgcctcagcctcccaatgtgctgggattacaggcatgagccaccacgcctggcctaatttttgtatttttattagagatagggtttcaccatattggccaggctggtctcaaactcctgacctcagatccaccttcctcggcctcccaaagtgctgggattacaggcatgagccaccatgtccagccctgtCAAGTATTCTTTGAGGACTGGGCACCAGGTCCTTGTGAAGCAGGTAGTGTGTGTCACCTATTGGACAAATGCCCAACAACCCCATGAGACATGCTGTTGTTGTTGAAGTGCTTGATTTACAGACAGGGAAACAGGCTAAAGAAGGTTAATGGACTTCATGTCTAAGACTGCAGAATGGGTgagtcagaatttgaacccacACCCGCATTTTCACTTTGTCTGTGCAGGAAGGGTAACCGGGGTGTGAGGGGGAGGAGGGTGCCCTTCTCATACCAGCAAATAGCTCCGGTGGCCCTGGGTGGACTCCTTGGCCATCAGGGTCTCCACCAGCGCCTCACACAGCTCGTCCAAAGCCTCCATGTGGACAGCCTCGTGCTGGGGGCAGACAGAGTGAGAGCTTGTTTGCTTTTGTTCTAATCTGTAAAAATGGCCAGATGATTTTCACCAAGTTTGGAGGGGAGATTTGGGATGGAATGGTGTAATACCGGCCAGCTGGCATATAAAATATTCACTtcgttgggcgtggtggtgtgtgccaaatggttccagctactctagaggctgacatgggaggactgcttgagcccaggagttccaggacagcctgggcaacagagatcttgtctctaaaaaaaaataattccactTGGAAGGGAAACCTGGACAGGAGGGCCTTCAACAAGAGGTGTTGAGAGGGTAGGGTTAGGTGTAGTCTAGGGCAGGAGACGAGGATTCCGTGAGAGCTGCCACATGACCACGACAGAGAACTCTGTGTTTGGATCAAACACAGAGAGGAGGAAAACAAAAGGTGCTTTTAAGTGAGCCCAGACAGAACTGTGAGGGCGGCCCATGCTGCTGGCTGTGGCTGTCAGCAGGCTGCTTTTCCACAGCTGGCCCTGTCCTATGATTCACAGGGCAGCAGAAGGGTACACTAGGTGACTGCTGCCCTCTCCTGGTGGCACAGGGCAGAACTGCTGGTGACCACAGATGCACCCTTTTGGGGAGGACTAGGGAGAAAGCAGGTATTGGAGAAGCAGAGGATTGTTTATTTGCTAAAAGTGTGGCCCTTTCACTCAGCAAGTCTGCTACTGCCTACTGAGGAATGGCCTCTCGACATCCTCATGTCAAACCCTGCATGTTCAGGCCCATCTTTAAAATCCatcctaggccaggtgcggtggctcatgcctgtaatcccagcactttgggaggccgaggcaggcggatcacctgaggtcaggagtccgagaccagcctggccaacatggtgaaactctgtctctactaaaaatacaaaaattagccaggcatggtggcgtgtgcctgtagtcccagcttcttagaagGCTAGGcatgagcattgcttgaacccaggaggtagaggtttcagggagcagagattgtgccacggtaatccagcctgggcaacacagtgagactgtctcaaaaaagtaaataaataagtaaaaaataaaatccatcctATATCAGTCAGGAAAGAGCTCATTCCAGCAGGATCAAAGCACAGAATTCACCAGAGGAACTAGTTCCAAAGGTATGGCAAGAGCTAAGTCTTCCAAAAGGGGCCCGTGGGGCAACCCAGAGACGGACAAGAGCAGGAAACTCCAAACCCTTCGGCGGGCAGGACAGAGGGTGTGAGTGAGGGTTCCAATGCTGTGGGCTGGACCAGCCTGGTAGGAATGAGAATTCATATGCTAGGAGCTGGGGCCCCACAgaagcagctgctgtggaaaccccaggaggcagagtgaggGAGAGACACTGGCCTCCCCTTCTTCCTGCCCTGCACTGTCTCCCATGGGTCACACTCAGATGCAGCCAGTTGCCTGGGGAGGCCCCTGCCATGCTGGGGTTTGCAAAGCAGGCCCAGGGCCTGGGAAGGATGGGGTCTCCAGCACGCAGGTGGCTATGCTGTCCAGCTACTGGGCGGACACTGCCCATAACTGACCTTTTTGATGAGTTCTGAGAGAAAGCACCGGGCATACTTGACTGATGGCGGGTGCTTCACACACACAGGATGCTTCACAGTCTATGGCAAAGGACAGAACGTTGGTTGCTCGAGAGCCCATCTTAAGTCTCCTGTGAGCTTCAAGCCAACACAGCAGAGGGCAAACTCCAGGCTACCCGATCCCTCAGCAAAGATGTAGATGGACACGGCATTCTGGCCCCACGCATCTGAAGTTTGTCTTAAGATATAAGCCGTTTCCTAAAGATGCTTCCACTGCAGTGGCACAGGCTATGGCAGCATTTCTAATGCCCATTCTGAGCAGGAACAGAGGGCATGTGGGCCCAAACCACCTCCCTCCCAGGGGAGCCAGTGTGAACCAGGGTTTGCTGGAAGGACAGTCGCCAACTGTCTGGCTTTATGGAAGAGGCGGGAAGTCCCACTCAGCAACTGCTCTCTTGGAGCGTGTGTCCCTGGGGACAGGACGGAGGGGAGAGAACGCTCAGGGTGACACTCCCGCTAAAGCTGAGAGAAGCCAAGTGCAGGATGAGCAAGTTCCAGGCAGTAGGAACAGTCTGTGCAAGCTCTGAGGTGGCCACAGGCTGGCACTTGGAAAGGAGGGCAGAGGGACTGGTGTAGCAGGAGTGGGGATGGTGGGAAAACAGGAgcctggagggagagggaggagacagTCCGCAGTGCCTGCTGGCTGGGTGGGATGCAGATTCTGCTCAAGGGCAGCAAAGTACACCACGCAATACACAGGCTCTTCATGCTGGTgttggtttttcattttttctgacacagagtctcgctctgttgcccaggctggagtgcagtggcccgatcttggctcaccgcagcctccgcctcctgggttcagtgattctcctgcctcagcctcccgagtagctgggactataggcatgcaccaccaagcccagccaatttttttatttttagtagagatgggtttttgccatgttggctaggctggtgttgaacccctgaccttaggtgatccgtccacctcagcctcccagagtcctgggattacaggtgtgagccagtgcacccagccttGTGCTGGGTTTTAAAGCAGCTCTCCCTGCATTTCATGCTTCACCACCTACGAGAGTGAGGCTTAGGGTGAAACTCAGAGCAGTGTGTGAGATAACTTCAGGCATCTCCATGATCGAAGCCCTGACCTACTGTATTGCCCCGAAAGTCTTCCCTGCTGTGGCTGCATCTTTTCCACGTGGATAATCTTGGTTCACCTCTAGCACAGGAATTCTTCACCAGGGCTCCTAGGAtgggctgggtgggtgggggtggaggatgtCTGTCTCCCCTGAGTTTGTATGGAAAACATATTCTCCTGGTGCACTTCTTTCTGGGAGGGAGTCTATTGCTTTGTCTTTTCAGAAGGGCTCATGGCCCTTCGAAGGTGAAGACCCAGGATGCAGGGTGATCTGCACTTGGCCCTCAAGGCCAAGGTCAGCCTCTAGCTGGGCCGGGTGGTGATCCTGGCTCTCACCTGCATGCAGATGCACTTGAGTCCAAACCCCACCCTGGGCAAAGCAAGGGCCCATTTAGGTCTAGAAGAGACAAGAGTTGGCAGGACAGGCCTCATGAATGCAAAAAAGAAAGTCTCTGAGCATCTACCAAATGCTAGAAGCTGTTTTGTACCTGTCATCTCTGTTTTTGCTGTGGATGGTTTAAAAAACATTCGCTAGATTTTCCCCCTCTTGcagatttttgtatattctgaTGTCTTTGTCTAAGTCTTAGAAAACGGAAGTGCAGGAGCTGTTGGAGGTGCTGACACCCACCTGCAGTGCTGACTCAATGGTTTGGTTCTTTGAACAGGGGTGTTTTTAAAGGGTACAAGCACACCTGTGGTTCTTCTCTCAGGTCTTCTGGAGAGATTCAGGAGGCAGGGTCATGAGTCCCAGGGACTCTGGGATTCTTACCTTCTGCAAAATATCCCGCAGCAGCTCAGAATCTGACGAGTCTCTTAACTTTGCTTCTAAGCTCTGTGTGGACGGGAGAGAGAGAAATCTCAAGGGCGCATTCACAGGAACATTAAAACACGCAATGGAATGTGTTGACAAAGCGCTATGTGATCCCTCCCTGGGGACGTTTGAGCCAGTTGGAAGTGGAAGCCACAGCGGCTGAAAGCCTGACCTTCAGATGTCGCTGGGTGCAACTGGATGAGTCACAGGAAGAAGGCTGACTCTTGGCCGCATTAGTCCTGGCTACTTAGCGGCCACCCGGGTCATGGGCCAGCTCCCTGgttgcactggtcagccaggaatTACCAGGGCAGCCATGGCAACAAGGTTTGATGGGCTTGCCATCTGAGTTTAAGTGGAAATGCAGAATGTGCCCATACCAGCCTGGGTTACATTGTCCTCTTACAGGGGCCTCAAGCCCAGCAGCGAGCTTTGGCTCCTGAGTTAGGCAAACTGTCTCGGCTGGTATGTGACACACGGCAAGGCACTTCATTGCTTCAGAGCTCACTCCATGCCATAAAAGGCCCTACAAGACCTGGTCCTAATCCCTGTCTCTGGCCTGTTCTCCCTCACCCCTGACCCACCCtgctcactccactccagccacactggctgccTTGCTGTTTTTCCTCAACCATAGCTGGCTTGTTtccaccacagggcctttgcatatcCTGTTCCCCAAGCCCTTCCCATGGCTGGCTGCTTCACCACTCAGGCCCCAGTTCAAATGCCACCTCTTTGGAGAAGGCTTCCCTGATTCCCCGACTTTGGTGACTCTACTCCCCAGTTGCTCCATTCACCATTTCCCTGTTTTATTGGCTTTAAAGACACTGTCATCtggtcttttcttgtttattcatttatttgtttattatctggCTCTCCCATGCAAGCAGAGCCTCATCTATCATGGGTACTGCTGATCCATGGTGCCTGGCTCACGGAaggcatttattaaacattttgagACTGAATAAAAACACCAGCTAACACCGACATGCATTtaccatgagccaggcactgaTCCACAGGCTTTTGTACTCAATGCTGACAACAACCCTAAGAGGTAGGTATCATTATATCCCCCAttttattaataagaaaacaatagcacagagagatgcagtcacttgcccaaggtcacagagggcCAGGGGTTGGGCCAGGATTCAAAGCAGGCAGGCTGTCTCCTGGGTCTGAACTCTCAACTACTTCACCCTAATCAAACAATCTCTCTGGTCAAAAGTgagtgataataatagtacccaccTCGTGGGTGTTGAGGGTGAGCCGAAGTTAGCATTCAGTGTGGGCATGTGAACAATTATAGTCAATACTGAATGGAGACCTATGATGCTTTTATGAAGGTTTCTATCTTGGgttaaaaatgcacaaatttcTCCTGACCAGAAATGATCTCTGAGtgctaaatattttatgtcaATGGAATAACGCAAATGATTAAGCAACACCCCATGAAATGGGGCAGACCCAGGGAGGAATATATATCCCAACTGACTCATCCCAGTGAGCTCACTGCACATGAATTACAAATGGAGCGGGGTGCATTAAGCCCCTCTGCTGGCAGAAGGGAGGCTGCTGCCTGCCATGCGCCTGTGCTGAGAATGGCAGGTCCCCAGGGAGAGGAGAGGCCacccccttctctgtctcttccatCACAGGCGTGAAAGCCTCAGCGCTTGATCCGATTCTGTGCAGTGCTCGAcatacagatgagaacactgaggcacgAGGGACAGCCTGTGACCTGGTCACCGCGCTCAGGAGGAAGTGGTTACCCGCGGGCCTGAGGGCGCTGACTTTTTAGAATGGGCGAGGGCAGCTGTGTCCCAGTGACCAGAACGATTACTACctttaaaaagtcatgaaaatGATCGTGAACTGTACCCTACACCGAGCACGCCTCTGCCCCCCCAAGGCGGTGGAGACGCCCCCAGCTTCCGCCGCCAGTTCGCGGGGCAGGAGGGGTGCGAGCGActctggccaggccccagggacgGGGACCGGGTCTCGCGGCCCTGACTGGGGAGAGCCCAGGAACTCACGTGGCAGGAGCGACCCGGGTTTCAGCATGGAGACCCATCCCGTCTGCCCCTGGACTCCCGCGAGCCCCGCGGGCCTCTCCGCTCGCCCCGCGGGCCTCTCCGCTCGCCCCGCGGGCCTCTCCGCTCGCCCCGCCGCCCACCTGCCAGGGGAAGGAGCGCAGTGTGCGCGCCACCAGGAAGCGGCGCTCGAAACTCTGCAGCACGAGTTCGGTCCCCACTTTCTCCTCGGGCGCCATGACGTGGGCGGGGCCGCAGCGTTGCCGGGAGACCGGACGGAAGCCGGGCCTGGACTGAAGAGGGGGTGGGCCCAGGGCAGTGCGCGGCGGCAGagagggggcggggcctgggggtAGGGTCAGGAGGAGCGTCCTGGGGGCGGACTCTAGGGCGGGGCCAAGATGAGCGTTAGGAGGgcggggcctggggtggggccaggTTGAGCGTCATGAGGGCGAGGCCTGGGGTAGGGCCAGGATAAGCGTTGTTGGGGCAGGTCCTGGTTAGAGTCCAGGTTGGCGGGTCCTGGGGCGGGGTCAGGATAGGGTGATCCTGGAAGCTGGGCTTCGGAAGCGTCCAGGTTGGTGGCGTCCTGGAGGCGGTGCCTTGCGTGGGGGCAGGATAAGAGTCCTGGAGGCGAGCATTAGGGCGGGGATAAACGCCATTGGGTTCAGGAGGCGGGACTCAGAGCagagcccaggagacaggtctTAGGGCGGGGCTAAGGCCAGACCCAGAGAAGGGCTCAggaggcggggccggggcggggtgTTGACTATGTCGTAGCACATGGCCAGGCGGTGCGCggactctgggaggcggagcttaggaCGGGCCGACGTGGGGAGGGGCCCAGGGTCCGGGAGGCGGGGCCGAGTCCAGGCTGCCGGCTGCGCTCAGGAGGCGggccctgggaggcggagcttagggAGGGGACGGTATCGGGAGGGACCCAGGGACTGGGAGGCCGGTCGGGGCTGGGCTCAGGGGCCGAGACGGAGCGAGGGATCCAGGGTGTGGGAAACGGGGAGGGGTTTGAGGAGGGGATCGGAATGTGGCTCAAGTTCGGGAGGCGTTACCTGCGGAGGGTTTGAGGCAGGCCCAGGAGCGAGCCCACGGTCTGCCGACGCGGGGCCAGGGGCGGGCCCCAGGATCCGGAGCTTCGGGCGGGGCCAAGTCTGGGTTTGGGGCCCGGTAGGCGGGGCCAGTTAGGGCGAGGGTCCCTGGGATGGTCGGGTCAGGCCTTGGGCTAACGTAGACACTCTCGCAGTACCTCCGCCTTCAGGAAGGTCTTTTTAGCAAGGGCCTTACAGGTGCGCGCTTCGGTCCGGGAGGCCTTATCCTAACCTCCTCTCCATCAGCGCCACCCGTCTGGGGCCCGAAAGGAGGGAGCTTTCCCTCTGTCCTCCAGCCTTTGGACTGTCTCCAAACAAGCCATTCcttcaccaaatacttattaaGCGCCTACCATGTGCCTGACAAGGGAGATGTAACGGTGAGAAAGACTGGGTGTGGTCCAGGCCCTCCAGGGGCTCAGGGGCTCGTGGAAGAAGTGGACATTGAAGTACTTATCACACAAATGAGTATAAAAGTACAATAGCGATATCTGCCACGAAGATGAGCAGACAGAGCTAGCGGGGCTTGCAGGAGGAGTTTTGATCTTGCAGGGACAGGAAAGAGGAGTTAGCTCCTGCGGGGTGGgattgggggtggtggtgatatAGACGTGGGGACAGagtggaaaacaacaaaaatataattattttagttcAAAGTTATTGTGTCTTGAGTTGAAAGGCAGGGCAGTTAGCAACACAGTTCAGATTTCAGTACTGCCCCCGAAATCTGAACTGTGTTCAAAGTCTAAAACGTTTACCTTAGCAAATTCCTCATAAAACTCCATTTGGAAGAGTCCCGAGAGCTAATTTGTTAAGTATACTTGCAAAAGGTAGATGAGGAGACAGATAAAATCTTATTACCTCTTTCAGATGAGAGGCA
This region of Gorilla gorilla gorilla isolate KB3781 chromosome 2, NHGRI_mGorGor1-v2.1_pri, whole genome shotgun sequence genomic DNA includes:
- the LOC115934341 gene encoding protein-lysine N-methyltransferase EEF2KMT-like isoform X6 — its product is MAPEEKVGTELVLQSFERRFLVARTLRSFPWQSLEAKLRDSSDSELLRDILQKTVKHPVCVKHPPSVKYARCFLSELIKKHEAVHMEALDELCEALVETLMAKESTQGHRSYLLPLGGLVTLSESTAIISHGTTGLVIWDAALYLAEWAIKNPAAFTNRTVLELGSGAGLTGLAICKMYRPLAYIFSDCHSQVLEQLRGNVLLNSLSLEADITANLDSPRVTVAQLDWDVATVHQPSAFQPDVVIAADVLHCPEAIVSLVGILRRLAACQEQQRAPEVYVAFTVRNPETCQLFTTDLGRWSTGCTGGSTTPLS
- the LOC115934341 gene encoding putative protein N-methyltransferase FAM86B1 isoform X3, which codes for MAPEEKVGTELVLQSFERRFLVARTLRSFPWQSLEAKLRDSSDSELLRDILQKTVKHPVCVKHPPSVKYARCFLSELIKKPLGGLVTLSESTAIISHGTTGLVIWDAALYLAEWAIKNPAAFTNRTVLELGSGAGLTGLAICKMYRPLAYIFSDCHSQVLEQLRGNVLLNSLSLEADITANLDSPRVTVAQLDWDVATVHQPSAFQPDVVIAADVLHCPEAIVSLVGILRRLAACQEQQRAPEVYVAFTVRNPETCQLFTTDLDKNVCIKYDVPPTWTHLVPQKTKPTAAATSLDTLGSSQSQALCSCHIPGHTRFLTKPSPLQLPHPWAYGAAGAFFKAGIKVLGTQQKSDTWRPNAG
- the LOC115934341 gene encoding putative protein N-methyltransferase FAM86B1 isoform X4 encodes the protein MAPEEKVGTELVLQSFERRFLVARTLRSFPWQSLEAKLRDSSDSELLRDILQKPLGGLVTLSESTAIISHGTTGLVIWDAALYLAEWAIKNPAAFTNRTVLELGSGAGLTGLAICKMYRPLAYIFSDCHSQVLEQLRGNVLLNSLSLEADITANLDSPRVTVAQLDWDVATVHQPSAFQPDVVIAADVLHCPEAIVSLVGILRRLAACQEQQRAPEVYVAFTVRNPETCQLFTTDLDKNVCIKYDVPPTWTHLVPQKTKPTAAATSLDTLGSSQSQALCSCHIPGHTRFLTKPSPLQLPHPWAYGAAGAFFKAGIKVLGTQQKSDTWRPNAG
- the LOC115934341 gene encoding protein-lysine N-methyltransferase EEF2KMT-like isoform X2 codes for the protein MAPEEKVGTELVLQSFERRFLVARTLRSFPWQSLEAKLRDSSDSELLRDILQKHEAVHMEALDELCEALVETLMAKESTQGHRSYLLPLGGLVTLSESTAIISHGTTGLVIWDAALYLAEWAIKNPAAFTNRTVLELGSGAGLTGLAICKMYRPLAYIFSDCHSQVLEQLRGNVLLNSLSLEADITANLDSPRVTVAQLDWDVATVHQPSAFQPDVVIAADVLHCPEAIVSLVGILRRLAACQEQQRAPEVYVAFTVRNPETCQLFTTDLDKNVCIKYDVPPTWTHLVPQKTKPTAAATSLDTLGSSQSQALCSCHIPGHTRFLTKPSPLQLPHPWAYGAAGAFFKAGIKVLGTQQKSDTWRPNAG
- the LOC115934341 gene encoding protein-lysine N-methyltransferase EEF2KMT-like isoform X1, producing the protein MAPEEKVGTELVLQSFERRFLVARTLRSFPWQSLEAKLRDSSDSELLRDILQKTVKHPVCVKHPPSVKYARCFLSELIKKHEAVHMEALDELCEALVETLMAKESTQGHRSYLLPLGGLVTLSESTAIISHGTTGLVIWDAALYLAEWAIKNPAAFTNRTVLELGSGAGLTGLAICKMYRPLAYIFSDCHSQVLEQLRGNVLLNSLSLEADITANLDSPRVTVAQLDWDVATVHQPSAFQPDVVIAADVLHCPEAIVSLVGILRRLAACQEQQRAPEVYVAFTVRNPETCQLFTTDLDKNVCIKYDVPPTWTHLVPQKTKPTAAATSLDTLGSSQSQALCSCHIPGHTRFLTKPSPLQLPHPWAYGAAGAFFKAGIKVLGTQQKSDTWRPNAG
- the LOC115934341 gene encoding putative protein N-methyltransferase FAM86B1 isoform X9; the encoded protein is MAPEEKVGTELVLQSFERRFLVARTLRSFPWQSLEAKLRDSSDSELLRDILQKPLGGLVTLSESTAIISHGTTGLVIWDAALYLAEWAIKNPAAFTNRTVLELGSGAGLTGLAICKMYRPLAYIFSDCHSQVLEQLRGNVLLNSLSLEADITANLDSPRVTVAQLDWDVATVHQPSAFQPDVVIAADVLHCPEAIVSLVGILRRLAACQEQQRAPEVYVAFTVRNPETCQLFTTDLGWAGIIWEAEAHHDQKLFPYGEHLEMAMLNLTL
- the LOC115934341 gene encoding protein-lysine N-methyltransferase EEF2KMT-like isoform X5 yields the protein MAPEEKVGTELVLQSFERRFLVARTLRSFPWQSLEAKLRDSSDSELLRDILQKTVKHPVCVKHPPSVKYARCFLSELIKKHEAVHMEALDELCEALVETLMAKESTQGHRSYLLPLGGLVTLSESTAIISHGTTGLVIWDAALYLAEWAIKNPAAFTNRTVLELGSGAGLTGLAICKMYRPLAYIFSDCHSQVLEQLRGNVLLNSLSLEADITANLDSPRVTVAQLDWDVATVHQPSAFQPDVVIAADVLHCPEAIVSLVGILRRLAACQEQQRAPEVYVAFTVRNPETCQLFTTDLGWAGIIWEAEAHHDQKLFPYGEHLEMAMLNLTL
- the LOC115934341 gene encoding putative protein N-methyltransferase FAM86B1 isoform X8, which produces MAPEEKVGTELVLQSFERRFLVARTLRSFPWQSLEAKLRDSSDSELLRDILQKTVKHPVCVKHPPSVKYARCFLSELIKKPLGGLVTLSESTAIISHGTTGLVIWDAALYLAEWAIKNPAAFTNRTVLELGSGAGLTGLAICKMYRPLAYIFSDCHSQVLEQLRGNVLLNSLSLEADITANLDSPRVTVAQLDWDVATVHQPSAFQPDVVIAADVLHCPEAIVSLVGILRRLAACQEQQRAPEVYVAFTVRNPETCQLFTTDLGWAGIIWEAEAHHDQKLFPYGEHLEMAMLNLTL